One genomic region from Lycorma delicatula isolate Av1 chromosome 1, ASM4794821v1, whole genome shotgun sequence encodes:
- the LOC142329552 gene encoding facilitated trehalose transporter Tret1-like: MAQTTRQRSRRNLYLAAFAANLSFTSCGCCMAWTSPTLPKLKLAESWLVIDDAQGSWIGSLIAIGGLCGPLLASRLLDLIGRKWTLICDVVLLLFSWAIVALRINFYILLFGRFLSGIAVGIIFMALPVYIAEISDVETRGSLGSLNELFIAAGFFFEYLVGTPASYLQLIAASAIIPILFLIIFYHMPDSPHYLMAKGRKDEAIDAIKWLRMYQYDNAAEKESQDIQGLLDDTKNQQSNVFELFRVKGNRRALLIVFGLIFFQQFTGINVIQFYTQSIFDKAGDNLPKGIAPIMVGLTQFMSSLVTPFVARKWGLKIPLLVSALGTAASQGVLGIYFYMDSSGTEIAPIVKFIPLISLVLFTFFFCLGLGPLPWAVVGEMFPANVKALSSSLASSFCFTLTFIITKFFTNVSDELGTHTAFWVFSACCFVGLIFIALTIPDTRGMTLQDIQDVMNGRVRRSMSVQMVNANRRVTETGSMIQMIMRSGILVEQPEATITRNLLANDEYSTVMITEHKC, translated from the exons cCAATCTTTCATTTACATCATGTGGCTGTTGCATGGCATGGACTTCCCCAACATTACCTAAACTGAAGTTAGCAGAATCATGGCTTGTCATTGATGATGCACAAGGTTCATGGATTGGATCACTTATTGCAATAGGTGGATTGTGTGGCCCTCTCTTAGCAAGTAGACTACTCGATTTGATTGGTCGTAAATGGACATTAATCTGTGATGTTGTACTACTACTGTTTAGTTGGGCGATTGTAGctttacgtattaatttttacattttactatttgGTCGGTTCCTATCAGGCATTGCTGTTGGTATTATATTTATGGCTCTTCCAGTGTACATAGCAGAAATATCTGAT GTTGAAACAAGAGGCTCTTTAGGTTCATTAAATGAGTTATTCATAGCAGCTggatttttctttgaatatcttGTCGGTACTCCTGCTTCATACCTACAACTTATTGCTGCTTCTGCAATAATACCCATTCTCTTCTTAATAATATTCTATCATATGCCTGACTCTCCTCATTATTTAATGGCTAAAGGACGGAAAGATGAGgctattgatgctattaaatggTTAAGAATGTATCAGTATGATAATGCTGCAGAGAAGGAATCACAGGATATACag gGTCTTTTAGATGACACAAAAAATCAACAAtcaaatgtatttgaattgttcaGAGTTAAAGGCAACAGGCGTGCATTGTTGATAGTTTTTGGATTGATATTCTTCCAGCAGTTTACTGGTATTAATGTAATTCAGTTTTATACACAGTCTATTTTTGATAAAGCTGGTGATAATTTGCCGAAAGGTATTGCCCCAATCATGGTTGGTTTAACGCAGTTTATGTCATCTCTTGTGACTCCTTTTGTTGCTCGCAAATGGGGTTTGAAAATACCATTGTTGGTATCTGCACTGGGTACCGCTGCATctcag GGTGTATTgggtatatatttttacatggatagTAGTGGAACAGAAATAGCACCTATAGTGAAGTTTATACCTCTTATCAGCCTTGTACTGTTTACATTCTTCTTTTGCTTAG gTTTGGGTCCATTACCTTGGGCTGTTGTCGGTGAAATGTTTCCTGCAAATGTAAAAGCATTATCTTCATCTTTAGCCAGTTCATTTTGTTTCACATTGACATTcatcataacaaaatttttcactaatgTATCAGATGAGCTCGGCACACATACTGCATTCTGGGTATTTTCTGCTTGCTGTTTTGTTGGTCTTATTTTCATAGCATTAACCATTCCTGATACAAGGGGCATGACGCTACAAGACATTCAAGATGTTATGAACGGTAGAGTGAGACGAAGCATGAGTGTTCAGATGGTTAATGCTAATCGACGAGTGACTGAAACAGGTTCAATGATACAAATGATTATGCGATCTGGTATTTTGGTTGAACAGCCTGAAGCTACCATAACCAGAAATTTGTTAGCCAATGATGAATATTCTACGGTTATGATTACTGAACATAAATGTTAA